A single genomic interval of Roseomonas aeriglobus harbors:
- a CDS encoding glycoside hydrolase family 65 protein, with protein sequence MMEARPLPVPDPDASPYGGDSWRLTADAAALAFEQTPPLLSLGNGFIGLRGPGGRDEPTLYLNGVYEEQPIPYHEAAHGYARSSDTRLATADPTRLRILVDGRPLRAWDEAELDMAAGRLRLSASLGAVRVTLDRLVAMDRDAVFTRIRAEGPVGTPLSVVPHILPPPGPEAPDADAPYDPRVGPALARSPWQALLTADHHRVDRLPVSGWQVAVCVSGGGAIDIGAAGIAQIDVVAGIAAARDASPDTLIATARAVTAIDFDTACTAQCAWFDAIWRVVGIDLPDTVGGTRAMRHALFQLIQAAGRDGRTSLAAKGQTGEGYEGHVFWDADSYALPVLALVAPDIARAMLRWRIAGLDDARANARAMGQTRGALYPWRTIGGRECSSFFPAGSAQYHINADIAHALRLYVATTGDTAIFDEGGAEMLAETARIWLQIGWHDPARGDAFVINRVTGPDEYSAIVDNNLYTNLMAAEHLRFAATVAGAHLSADEVAAMRRAADAMAVPFDAERNIPAQDDRFFALEPWPFAATLPDKYPLLIHYHPLTIYRHRVAKQADAVLAAAILPRRFDRDTRTRMLDVYEAVTVHDSTLSAAPFAMLAASVGDADRALAYWRRSVMTDLSNLFANSGHGLHMAALAGAWSALVYGFAGMTVLDGLGFAPIAMPALGGYAFGILWHGSALKVTVSDTRVRYTLDSGGPVAFRHSDEALTIACGETIERAM encoded by the coding sequence ATGATGGAGGCACGGCCGCTGCCGGTACCGGACCCGGACGCCTCGCCCTATGGTGGCGACAGCTGGCGGCTGACGGCGGATGCGGCGGCCCTCGCGTTCGAGCAGACGCCTCCGCTGCTGTCGCTTGGCAACGGCTTCATCGGCCTGCGGGGGCCTGGCGGGCGGGACGAGCCGACGCTCTATTTGAACGGCGTCTACGAAGAACAGCCGATCCCCTATCACGAGGCAGCGCACGGCTATGCCCGGTCGAGCGACACGCGGTTGGCGACCGCCGATCCGACGCGTTTGAGAATCCTGGTCGACGGCCGTCCGCTGCGGGCGTGGGACGAGGCCGAGCTAGACATGGCTGCGGGACGCCTCCGACTGTCGGCGTCGCTGGGCGCGGTGCGGGTCACGCTCGACCGACTGGTGGCGATGGACCGCGATGCGGTGTTTACCCGGATCCGCGCGGAGGGGCCGGTCGGAACGCCGCTGTCGGTCGTGCCGCACATCCTGCCGCCGCCCGGTCCCGAAGCGCCCGACGCCGACGCACCGTATGACCCCCGCGTCGGTCCCGCACTCGCCCGATCGCCGTGGCAGGCGCTACTGACCGCCGACCACCACCGCGTCGATCGCCTGCCCGTGAGCGGATGGCAGGTCGCGGTCTGCGTCTCCGGCGGCGGCGCGATCGATATCGGGGCGGCCGGCATCGCGCAGATCGATGTCGTCGCAGGCATTGCCGCGGCCCGCGATGCGTCGCCCGACACGCTGATCGCGACCGCGCGCGCGGTGACCGCGATCGATTTCGATACGGCCTGTACCGCACAATGCGCGTGGTTCGACGCGATCTGGCGCGTCGTGGGGATCGACCTGCCCGACACGGTCGGCGGCACCCGCGCGATGCGACATGCGCTGTTCCAGCTCATACAGGCGGCCGGACGGGACGGGCGCACGTCGCTCGCCGCGAAGGGGCAGACGGGCGAAGGCTATGAAGGCCATGTGTTCTGGGATGCCGACAGCTATGCGCTGCCCGTCCTGGCCTTGGTCGCGCCCGACATTGCGCGGGCGATGCTGCGTTGGCGGATCGCAGGCCTCGACGACGCGCGCGCCAATGCACGGGCGATGGGGCAGACGCGCGGCGCGCTGTACCCGTGGCGCACGATCGGCGGACGCGAATGTTCGTCCTTCTTCCCGGCGGGATCGGCGCAATATCACATCAACGCCGACATCGCGCACGCGCTGCGCCTCTATGTCGCGACGACCGGCGATACCGCGATCTTCGACGAGGGCGGGGCGGAGATGCTGGCGGAGACCGCGCGCATCTGGCTGCAGATCGGCTGGCACGATCCGGCCCGCGGCGACGCCTTCGTCATCAACCGGGTGACCGGGCCGGACGAATATTCGGCGATCGTCGACAACAACCTCTATACCAACCTGATGGCGGCCGAGCATCTGCGCTTCGCCGCGACAGTCGCCGGCGCACATCTGTCCGCGGACGAAGTGGCGGCGATGCGGCGAGCGGCCGATGCGATGGCGGTACCGTTCGATGCGGAGCGCAACATCCCCGCGCAGGACGACCGGTTCTTCGCACTCGAACCCTGGCCGTTTGCCGCGACGCTGCCCGACAAATACCCGCTGCTGATCCATTACCACCCGCTGACGATCTACCGCCACCGCGTCGCCAAACAGGCCGATGCGGTGCTGGCGGCCGCGATCCTGCCGAGGCGGTTCGATCGCGACACGCGGACGCGGATGCTCGACGTCTATGAAGCGGTCACCGTCCACGATTCGACCCTGTCGGCCGCACCGTTCGCGATGCTGGCGGCGTCGGTCGGAGATGCCGATCGCGCGCTGGCCTATTGGCGCCGGTCGGTGATGACCGACCTGTCCAACCTGTTCGCGAACAGCGGGCACGGGCTGCACATGGCCGCACTGGCCGGGGCGTGGAGCGCACTCGTCTATGGGTTCGCCGGGATGACGGTGCTCGACGGCCTCGGCTTCGCGCCGATCGCAATGCCCGCCTTGGGCGGCTACGCGTTCGGTATCCTCTGGCACGGCAGCGCGCTGAAGGTGACGGTGTCGGACACGCGGGTGCGATACACGCTCGACAGCGGCGGGCCGGTCGCCTTCCGTCACAGTGACGAGGCGCTAACGATCGCATGTGGCGAAACGATCGAGCGCGCGATGTGA
- a CDS encoding LacI family DNA-binding transcriptional regulator, with translation MAGKAGTTRGRSMTVNMDDIARLAEVSKPTVSRVLNGSPLVSEATRERVLQVARAHGYAVNRNAQKLRQARTETIAVMLDFGSHRHGRIADPFVFELLAGVSEALSVRNQDLLLSPPGLSDAQACIDLIAGRAADGFIFLGQGGREPMLRDLSRSATPFVVWGAVNPENSYCAVGSDNRLGGRLAGDLFVTRGARRWLFVGNVEHEEIRLRHEGLRQAGDAADASIDLLLVEHMAYSAVYAGAAAWLTRHPAPDAVFAFSDTAAMAVIAAFRDAGLSAPDDYALVGYNNIPPAADFTPAITTIEQETHLAGAILVEKLMQQIEGSRAKSTMLPTRLIVRDT, from the coding sequence ATGGCAGGGAAAGCGGGCACGACACGCGGCCGGTCGATGACGGTCAACATGGACGATATCGCGCGGTTGGCAGAGGTGTCGAAGCCGACGGTTAGTCGCGTGCTGAACGGCAGCCCGCTGGTGAGCGAGGCAACGCGTGAGCGGGTGCTGCAGGTCGCCCGCGCGCACGGCTATGCCGTCAACCGCAACGCACAGAAGCTGCGCCAGGCGCGAACCGAGACGATCGCAGTGATGCTCGATTTCGGGTCGCACCGCCACGGCCGCATCGCCGATCCGTTCGTGTTCGAACTGCTGGCGGGCGTGTCGGAGGCGCTGTCGGTCCGCAACCAGGACCTGCTGCTGTCGCCCCCCGGGCTGAGCGACGCGCAGGCGTGCATCGACCTAATCGCCGGGCGGGCGGCGGACGGTTTCATCTTCCTGGGCCAAGGCGGACGCGAACCGATGCTGCGCGACCTCTCCCGCAGCGCGACGCCGTTTGTCGTGTGGGGCGCGGTGAACCCGGAGAACAGCTATTGCGCCGTCGGCAGCGACAATCGCCTGGGCGGACGGCTGGCGGGCGACCTGTTCGTCACGCGCGGCGCGCGGCGCTGGCTGTTCGTCGGCAATGTCGAGCATGAGGAAATCCGCCTGCGCCACGAAGGGTTGCGGCAGGCGGGCGATGCCGCCGACGCCAGCATCGACCTGCTACTGGTCGAGCATATGGCCTATTCCGCGGTCTATGCCGGGGCCGCCGCCTGGCTGACGCGCCACCCCGCCCCAGATGCCGTCTTCGCCTTTTCGGACACCGCGGCGATGGCGGTCATCGCGGCGTTCCGCGACGCTGGGCTTAGCGCCCCCGACGATTATGCGCTGGTCGGATACAACAACATTCCCCCCGCCGCCGACTTCACACCGGCGATCACGACGATTGAGCAGGAGACGCATTTGGCGGGCGCGATCCTGGTCGAAAAGCTGATGCAGCAGATCGAAGGCAGCCGCGCGAAATCGACGATGCTGCCGACCCGGCTGATAGTCCGGGATACCTGA
- a CDS encoding IS5 family transposase (programmed frameshift) yields MKRYELSEVQWSRIASLVPDKVDDPGRTGTDNRLFVNGCLWVLRSGAHWCDLPERYGKWKTVHRRFSRWCHAGVWERVFDALTADRDNQYLMIDSTIVRAHQQAARAEKGGKDQALGRSRGGLTTKVHMLADTFGRPLRFQITPGQASDIASASGLLEGQRGGAVLADIAYDADDLSSQIAAMHAEAVIPSKRNRKIAIPHDAGIYKHRNQIERCFSRLKHFRRFATRYDRRTTHFTGFVHLAAAMIWLR; encoded by the exons ATCAAGCGGTACGAGTTGAGCGAGGTGCAATGGTCGCGGATTGCGTCGCTGGTCCCTGACAAGGTGGATGATCCCGGTCGAACGGGTACCGATAACCGCTTGTTCGTGAACGGATGCCTGTGGGTGCTGCGCTCCGGTGCGCATTGGTGCGACCTTCCGGAGCGCTACGGCAAGTGGAAGACGGTGCACCGGCGTTTCAGCCGCTGGTGCCATGCCGGCGTCTGGGAGCGCGTGTTCGACGCGCTGACCGCCGACCGGGATAATCAGTATCTGATGATCGACAGCACCATCGTTCGCGCCCACCAGCAGGCGGCGAG AGCGGAAAAGGGGGGCAAGGATCAGGCGCTGGGGCGTTCCCGAGGCGGACTGACGACCAAGGTCCATATGCTCGCCGACACGTTCGGCCGACCCTTGCGGTTCCAAATCACGCCCGGGCAAGCCAGCGACATCGCTTCGGCATCCGGTCTGCTCGAAGGCCAGCGCGGCGGAGCGGTGCTCGCCGACATAGCATATGACGCCGATGACTTAAGCAGCCAGATCGCTGCGATGCACGCCGAGGCGGTAATCCCGTCCAAGCGCAACCGAAAGATCGCCATCCCGCACGATGCGGGCATCTACAAGCATCGCAACCAGATCGAGAGATGCTTCAGTCGCCTCAAGCATTTCCGCCGCTTTGCCACCCGCTATGACCGCCGAACCACCCATTTTACTGGCTTCGTACACCTCGCCGCCGCCATGATCTGGCTACGATAA
- a CDS encoding tryptophan 7-halogenase: MTTEPRPTGPDSTADALRRIVIVGGGTAGWMAAAAFARFLGPRMTITLVESDAIGTVGVGEATIPGIRTFNAGLGIDEADFLRATGGSYKLGIEFVDWGVPGERYVHAFGEIGPSLGLIGFVPYWQRWRAAGGALDLWDFSAAALAARAGRFAPPQGATPLAWAYHFDASLYAAYLRRRAEGQGVVRREGRIVEVLRDGEGGDITAVRLDGGDTVAGDLFVDCSGFVGLLIERSLASGYEDWTHWLPCDRALAVPSERAAQIIPLTRSTAKVAGWQWRIPLQHRTGNGLVYASAHLSDEAAADTLMAGLDTPAIGDPRPIRFTTGMRRTQWSRNCVALGLAAGFVEPLESTSIHLIQQGIAELLRLMPATRDWAAERAQFNRRMRFEFESVRDFVMLHYHATRREGPLWEACRSMTLPDTLAARLDLYRSGGRVIRFDEELFSPVAWTQVLHGQGIAPRGWHPIANAASDAEVSAAMTRAAREAAALAASLPDHTAWLERLSVS, encoded by the coding sequence ATGACAACCGAACCTCGCCCGACCGGACCCGACTCCACAGCAGATGCACTTCGCCGGATCGTCATCGTCGGTGGCGGAACGGCGGGGTGGATGGCGGCGGCGGCGTTTGCACGGTTTCTGGGGCCACGGATGACGATCACGCTCGTCGAATCAGACGCGATCGGCACGGTCGGGGTCGGCGAGGCGACGATCCCCGGCATCCGAACGTTCAACGCCGGGCTCGGGATCGACGAAGCCGATTTCCTGCGCGCGACCGGCGGCAGCTACAAATTGGGGATCGAATTCGTCGACTGGGGCGTGCCGGGCGAGCGCTATGTCCATGCGTTCGGCGAGATCGGCCCGTCGCTCGGCCTCATCGGCTTCGTCCCCTATTGGCAGCGCTGGCGGGCGGCGGGCGGGGCGCTCGACCTGTGGGACTTCTCGGCCGCGGCACTGGCGGCTCGCGCCGGGCGGTTTGCCCCACCGCAGGGCGCGACGCCGTTGGCCTGGGCCTATCATTTCGATGCCTCACTCTACGCCGCCTATCTGCGTCGGCGGGCCGAAGGACAGGGCGTAGTGCGCCGCGAGGGGCGGATCGTCGAAGTCCTGCGGGACGGCGAGGGCGGCGACATCACGGCGGTCCGGCTGGACGGCGGGGATACGGTCGCCGGCGACCTGTTCGTCGACTGCTCGGGCTTCGTCGGGTTGCTGATCGAACGTTCGCTCGCCAGCGGATACGAGGATTGGACGCACTGGCTGCCTTGCGACCGCGCGCTGGCGGTGCCGAGTGAACGCGCCGCGCAGATCATCCCGCTAACCCGATCGACGGCGAAGGTGGCCGGGTGGCAGTGGCGCATCCCGCTGCAGCATCGCACCGGCAACGGGCTGGTCTATGCGAGCGCCCATCTGTCCGACGAGGCTGCGGCCGACACGCTGATGGCCGGGCTCGACACGCCGGCGATCGGCGATCCGCGGCCGATCCGCTTCACGACGGGCATGCGGCGGACACAGTGGTCGCGCAATTGCGTCGCGCTGGGGCTGGCGGCGGGGTTCGTCGAACCGCTCGAATCGACCAGCATCCACCTGATCCAGCAAGGCATCGCCGAATTGCTGCGGCTGATGCCGGCGACGCGCGACTGGGCGGCCGAGCGTGCGCAGTTCAACCGCCGGATGCGGTTCGAATTCGAAAGCGTCCGCGATTTCGTGATGCTGCACTACCACGCCACCCGGCGCGAAGGGCCGCTGTGGGAGGCGTGCCGGTCGATGACGCTGCCGGATACGCTCGCCGCCCGCCTGGACCTGTATCGATCGGGCGGCCGCGTGATCCGGTTCGACGAGGAACTGTTCAGCCCGGTCGCCTGGACGCAGGTGCTGCACGGGCAGGGGATCGCGCCCCGCGGCTGGCATCCGATCGCCAATGCCGCGAGCGATGCCGAAGTGTCAGCGGCGATGACCCGCGCCGCGCGCGAGGCGGCGGCGCTGGCGGCATCGCTACCCGATCACACGGCGTGGCTGGAGCGGCTGTCGGTGTCCTGA
- a CDS encoding TetR/AcrR family transcriptional regulator produces MFDTDAALDKAVRLFWQRGYEATSMADLVAETGVAAASLYAAFDNKAGLFAAVIERYAATFSVHLYAPINDPALSTYEAVKGLLERAASSFSEPGTPAGCFMYSAAAAVSPASAAIECLLRDKRIAAEALLIERLQRGAAQGELAANTDPAVLGKFINTVMEGMSVQARDGATINELLSIAKMALDRWPAAI; encoded by the coding sequence GTGTTCGACACTGACGCTGCGCTCGACAAGGCGGTGCGGCTGTTCTGGCAGCGCGGCTACGAGGCGACATCGATGGCCGATCTGGTGGCGGAGACTGGCGTCGCCGCTGCCAGTCTCTATGCAGCGTTTGACAACAAGGCGGGGCTGTTTGCGGCGGTGATCGAGCGCTACGCCGCGACATTCAGCGTCCACCTCTATGCACCCATCAACGATCCGGCGTTGTCCACCTACGAGGCCGTCAAAGGCCTGCTGGAACGAGCGGCGTCATCATTCTCGGAACCTGGAACGCCGGCCGGCTGCTTCATGTATTCGGCAGCGGCAGCCGTTTCGCCGGCGTCCGCCGCCATCGAATGCCTGCTGCGCGACAAGCGTATCGCGGCGGAGGCCCTCCTGATCGAGCGTCTGCAACGCGGCGCCGCGCAGGGCGAGCTTGCGGCCAACACCGATCCGGCCGTGCTAGGCAAATTCATCAATACGGTCATGGAAGGCATGTCCGTTCAGGCGCGCGACGGCGCTACGATCAACGAACTGCTCTCCATCGCCAAAATGGCACTCGATCGATGGCCGGCCGCGATATGA
- the pgmB gene encoding beta-phosphoglucomutase: protein MWRNDRARDVNGPFQLAVFDLDGVLADSARLHFVAWKAIADELGIPFGERANEALKGVDRMGSLRAILAIGGVNLPPDEMERLATRKNVAYLDAVETMGPQDLLPGARRLLDAVRARGMPATLASASRNAPRVLERLGIADVFAHVADPARLAPKPAPDLFLDGARFLGIDPQACVGFEDAGAGVVAIKAARMRAIGIGAATDLPGADQVYPTTDAIDIDRAFG from the coding sequence ATGTGGCGAAACGATCGAGCGCGCGATGTGAATGGCCCATTCCAGCTCGCGGTCTTCGACCTGGACGGCGTCCTCGCCGACAGCGCGAGGCTCCATTTCGTCGCCTGGAAGGCGATCGCCGACGAGCTTGGCATCCCATTCGGCGAACGCGCGAACGAGGCGCTGAAGGGCGTCGACCGCATGGGCTCGCTCCGTGCGATCCTGGCGATCGGGGGCGTGAACCTGCCGCCGGACGAGATGGAGCGGTTGGCGACGCGAAAGAACGTCGCCTATCTCGACGCGGTCGAGACGATGGGGCCGCAGGACCTGTTGCCGGGCGCGCGGCGGCTGCTCGACGCGGTCCGCGCCCGCGGGATGCCTGCGACGTTGGCGTCCGCCAGTCGCAATGCGCCGCGCGTGCTCGAACGGCTGGGGATCGCAGACGTCTTCGCGCATGTCGCCGACCCCGCGCGGCTGGCGCCGAAACCCGCGCCCGACCTGTTTCTCGATGGCGCACGCTTCCTGGGTATCGATCCGCAGGCATGCGTCGGGTTCGAGGATGCCGGAGCCGGGGTCGTCGCGATCAAGGCGGCGCGCATGCGCGCGATCGGCATTGGCGCGGCGACCGACTTGCCGGGCGCCGATCAGGTCTATCCGACGACTGACGCCATCGACATCGACCGCGCGTTCGGCTGA
- a CDS encoding MFS transporter → MTHARLKLALFLTYAVFAILLNSVGTVILQSIAHFGVDKVAASTLEAFKDLPIAVVSFLVASFLPCIGLRRGMIAGLALVSVACLAMPMLDSFAATRLLFLATGVSFALVKVATYSFVGLLTDTPHAHAALLNAIEGVFMLGVLAGYWLFALFIDPADPAGAGWLRVYWWLAGIAGAAILLLLTVRFDERAAFAADDADARPATPSGEFVAMLRLVATPLILVFVASAFLYVLVEQGVGTWLPTINREVLGLSAPMSVQAASIFAAGLAAGRLGAGVVVRRTGWQALLIGCLVAMAMLLVLVLPLAEAEGGRTVTSWADAPPVAYLLPLIGLCMAPIYPTLNSAILSAMPKRTQASVVGLIVVFSALGGTTGSFIVGRVFAAVGGIQAIYAMLVPIAALLVLVGLLGRLRTRDQDTDSRSSHAV, encoded by the coding sequence GTGACGCACGCACGGCTGAAGCTCGCACTGTTCCTGACCTACGCGGTGTTCGCGATCCTGCTGAACAGCGTCGGCACGGTCATACTGCAATCGATCGCGCATTTCGGCGTCGACAAGGTCGCGGCCAGCACGCTGGAGGCGTTCAAGGACCTGCCGATCGCGGTGGTCAGCTTCCTGGTCGCATCGTTCCTGCCGTGCATCGGCCTGCGCCGCGGAATGATCGCCGGGCTCGCATTGGTGTCGGTAGCCTGTCTGGCGATGCCGATGCTCGACAGCTTCGCGGCGACCCGGCTGCTGTTCCTGGCGACCGGCGTGTCGTTCGCGCTGGTCAAGGTCGCGACATACTCGTTCGTCGGCCTGCTGACCGATACCCCACACGCGCATGCCGCCCTGCTCAACGCGATCGAAGGCGTGTTCATGCTCGGCGTGCTGGCGGGCTACTGGCTGTTCGCGCTGTTCATCGACCCCGCCGACCCCGCCGGGGCGGGCTGGCTTCGCGTCTATTGGTGGCTGGCCGGCATCGCGGGTGCGGCGATCCTGCTGCTGCTGACCGTCCGCTTCGACGAGCGCGCCGCGTTCGCCGCCGATGACGCCGACGCCCGACCCGCGACACCGTCCGGCGAGTTCGTCGCCATGCTCCGGCTCGTCGCGACGCCGCTGATCCTGGTCTTCGTCGCCAGCGCCTTCCTCTACGTCCTGGTCGAACAGGGCGTCGGCACGTGGTTGCCAACGATCAACCGCGAAGTGCTCGGCCTGTCCGCGCCGATGAGTGTGCAGGCGGCGTCGATCTTCGCCGCGGGCCTGGCGGCGGGACGCCTGGGTGCGGGCGTCGTTGTCCGTCGGACGGGCTGGCAGGCGCTGCTGATCGGATGCCTCGTCGCGATGGCGATGCTGCTGGTCCTGGTCCTCCCGCTGGCGGAGGCAGAAGGGGGCCGGACCGTGACGAGCTGGGCCGATGCGCCGCCGGTCGCGTATTTGCTACCGCTGATCGGGCTGTGCATGGCGCCGATCTATCCCACACTCAATTCGGCAATCCTGTCGGCGATGCCGAAGCGAACGCAGGCGTCGGTCGTGGGGCTGATCGTCGTCTTCTCCGCGCTCGGCGGCACGACCGGGTCGTTCATCGTCGGGCGGGTCTTCGCCGCGGTCGGCGGCATCCAGGCGATCTACGCCATGCTGGTGCCGATCGCGGCGTTGCTGGTTCTCGTCGGCCTGCTGGGCCGGCTGCGCACACGCGATCAGGACACCGACAGCCGCTCCAGCCACGCCGTGTGA
- a CDS encoding TonB-dependent receptor yields MSRTFTLGLATSLGALAWASVAAAQTAPATTGTTQTDDASNQRGVNPTPDAADPLNEIVVTGTRTRGATVLTSSSAITVADRLDLDRKAPRSTAQALELIPGIFVEGSGGEASNNFSVRGLAGGGQQFVQLQEDGLPVFYINALSDTVLKQGVYIDRLEAVRSGSSGILTVNGAGATINFINKKPNYDRAAGSVQLGTSSYGTARFETFMTQPIAENTAISIGGFYRYSEGLRNTGYPADHGFQWRGAIAQRFASGGELILSAKVIDDHSTFYLPVPVTGVGRPRSIPGISALDGTMAGRDVSFFRNFTSPRTGSSTKDVDLRDGVATKAYTLGYDLTKDLSDQFSFFAKGRYTSFGTNFNAFFSYDNDALQLGSQRLNPAATDTSDRANGTRAALARFRASGATRLAYRYVDTGQIIDGTAAQNALNGNGLVSENVAANNRASVKEFNSDTGVRWQTDKNSLTVGALFTKSSRYNDSIGTATVLTDVRDNARRLDVVALNAAGQIVGYQTDRGVLNYGTWGEGSNNLKFESISAYAQDELKLFDDRLRIDGGIRYEHFNVDRRFGNTVRTPIAGSGTYDANGNLLVDADNIIANNYISGGFDGTFGTQTKTWDKVAYTLGANFLVTDRFAVYGRYATGFQGQEQNDPTELEFAEAGVRYGAPWLQATLAGFYTRFKNYPFSRASLVVTGRNVVTDSDIEVYGGEFDITVRPVDWFRIQATGVLQRSRLSVNRAYLDDGRESAPPARDIQNIDTFNGNRPERTPATNVTVTPSFVLPNGMGEVYGSWKRIGKIYADISNSLVLPGYDLFSAGVLFNVAPNVQLNISVENITNAIGLTEGNPRGGFTENTGSNFYFARPIFGRNAVASVRIDF; encoded by the coding sequence ATGTCCCGCACCTTCACTCTCGGTCTGGCCACGTCGCTCGGCGCTCTGGCGTGGGCCAGCGTGGCCGCCGCGCAGACGGCGCCCGCCACTACCGGCACCACCCAGACCGACGACGCCAGCAACCAGCGCGGCGTGAACCCGACGCCCGATGCGGCCGATCCGCTGAACGAAATCGTCGTGACCGGCACCCGCACGCGCGGCGCGACCGTGCTGACCTCGTCATCGGCGATCACAGTCGCCGATCGCCTGGACCTCGACCGCAAGGCGCCGCGTTCGACCGCGCAGGCGCTGGAGCTCATCCCCGGCATCTTCGTCGAAGGGTCGGGCGGTGAGGCGTCGAACAATTTCTCGGTCCGCGGTCTCGCCGGCGGCGGGCAGCAGTTCGTGCAGTTGCAGGAAGACGGTCTGCCCGTCTTCTACATCAACGCGCTGAGCGACACGGTGCTGAAGCAGGGTGTCTACATCGACCGGCTGGAGGCGGTGCGGTCCGGCTCGTCGGGCATCCTGACGGTCAACGGTGCCGGTGCGACGATCAACTTCATCAATAAGAAGCCGAACTACGACCGTGCCGCCGGGTCGGTCCAGCTCGGTACGTCGAGCTATGGCACGGCGCGCTTCGAGACGTTCATGACCCAGCCGATCGCGGAGAACACCGCGATCTCGATCGGCGGGTTCTATCGCTATTCCGAAGGACTCAGAAACACGGGCTACCCCGCCGACCACGGCTTTCAGTGGCGCGGTGCGATCGCCCAGCGGTTCGCCAGCGGCGGCGAGTTGATCCTGTCGGCGAAGGTCATCGACGATCACTCGACCTTCTACCTGCCGGTGCCGGTTACGGGTGTGGGCAGGCCGCGGTCGATCCCCGGCATCAGCGCGCTTGACGGCACGATGGCGGGTCGTGACGTGTCGTTCTTCCGCAATTTCACGTCGCCGCGGACGGGATCGAGCACAAAGGACGTCGACCTGCGCGACGGGGTCGCGACCAAGGCGTACACTCTCGGCTATGACCTGACGAAGGACCTGTCCGACCAATTCTCGTTCTTCGCCAAGGGGCGCTACACGTCGTTCGGCACGAACTTCAACGCATTCTTCAGCTATGACAACGATGCCCTGCAGCTGGGTAGTCAGCGGTTGAACCCTGCGGCAACCGACACGTCGGACAGAGCCAACGGGACCCGCGCAGCGCTGGCACGATTCCGCGCGTCCGGCGCCACCCGGCTTGCCTACCGCTATGTCGACACCGGTCAGATCATCGACGGGACCGCCGCGCAAAATGCGCTGAACGGCAACGGCCTGGTGTCTGAGAATGTCGCGGCCAACAATCGCGCCAGCGTGAAGGAGTTCAACAGCGATACCGGCGTGCGCTGGCAAACCGACAAGAACTCGCTGACGGTCGGCGCGCTGTTTACCAAGTCGAGCCGCTACAACGATTCGATCGGCACGGCGACCGTCCTGACAGATGTCCGCGACAACGCGCGCCGGCTGGACGTCGTTGCCCTGAATGCCGCGGGGCAGATCGTCGGATACCAGACCGATCGCGGTGTGCTGAACTACGGCACCTGGGGCGAGGGTTCGAACAATCTGAAGTTCGAATCGATCTCGGCCTATGCCCAGGACGAACTGAAACTGTTCGACGACCGTCTGCGCATCGACGGCGGCATCCGCTACGAGCATTTCAACGTCGACCGCCGTTTCGGCAACACGGTGCGTACGCCGATCGCTGGGTCGGGTACCTATGATGCGAACGGCAACCTGCTGGTCGATGCCGACAACATTATCGCCAACAATTACATTTCGGGCGGCTTCGACGGCACTTTCGGCACCCAGACCAAGACCTGGGACAAGGTGGCCTACACGCTGGGCGCCAACTTCCTGGTGACCGATCGCTTCGCGGTGTACGGCCGCTACGCGACAGGCTTCCAGGGGCAGGAGCAGAACGACCCGACCGAGCTTGAGTTCGCCGAGGCCGGCGTTCGCTACGGCGCGCCGTGGTTGCAGGCGACGCTTGCGGGCTTCTACACCCGGTTCAAGAATTATCCGTTCAGCCGTGCCAGCCTGGTCGTCACCGGTCGCAACGTCGTGACCGATTCGGATATCGAGGTGTACGGCGGCGAATTCGACATCACCGTGCGGCCGGTCGACTGGTTCCGCATCCAGGCGACCGGCGTGCTCCAGCGCTCGCGTCTGTCGGTCAATCGCGCCTATCTGGACGACGGTCGTGAATCGGCACCGCCGGCGCGCGACATCCAGAACATCGACACGTTCAACGGCAATCGCCCCGAACGCACCCCGGCGACCAACGTCACCGTCACGCCGTCGTTTGTCCTGCCGAACGGCATGGGCGAAGTCTATGGCAGCTGGAAGCGGATCGGGAAGATCTATGCCGACATCTCCAACTCGCTGGTTCTGCCGGGGTACGACCTGTTCTCGGCCGGCGTCCTGTTCAACGTGGCGCCCAACGTCCAGCTGAACATCAGTGTCGAGAACATCACCAACGCGATCGGCCTGACCGAAGGCAATCCGCGCGGTGGCTTCACCGAGAACACCGGTTCCAACTTTTATTTCGCCCGACCGATCTTCGGGCGGAATGCGGTGGCCAGCGTTCGTATCGACTTCTAG